AGGGCGTGAGCGCCACGACCGTGGCGAGGGTCTCGGAGGAAAAACGGCTCGTCCTGCGCTGGCGCGGGGAGCGCATCGTCGACCTGCCGCGCTCCTTCATTCAGAGCAACGGGGCCGCCCGGCACGCCAGGGCGTTCGTCCCGATCCCAAGGGACTGCACGACGCCCGTCCCCTCCGGCTTCGCGGAGGGGCTCCGGTCCGTTGTCTCCGACCTCAACGTCTGCTCCAGGCGCGGCCTGTGCGAGCGCTTCGACTCGACGGTCGGGGGCAACACCATCCTGATGCCCTTCGGGGGAGGGCGGCAGCGCACGCCCATCCAGGCGATGGCCGCGAAAATTCCTCTTCCGGAGGGGGAGACGACGACCTGTTCCGTCATGGCCTGGGGGTTCGATCCATTCCGGTCCTCGGCCTCGCCCTACGACGGTGCGTATCTGGCGGTCGTGGAGTCCGTCTGTCGCCTCGCGGCGGCCGGGGCCGACCTGACGGCGTGCGCGCTGAGCTTTCAGGAGTACTTCGGTCGGCCGGGGAACGACCCGCGGCGCTGGGGGCAGCCGGCGGCGGCGCTGCTCGGGGCCCTGGCGGCCCAGCTCGACCTGGGCATTGCGGCGATCGGGGGCAAGGACTCGATGAGCGGCTCCTTCGAGGGGCTGGACGTCCCCCCGACCCTGATCTCCTTCGCCGTGACGGCGTCCGACGCGAGGCGCATCGTCTCGCCGGAGCTCAAGGGCGCGGGCTCGCGGGTCGTGCTGCTTCGCCCGCGGTACGAGGGGGCCCTGCCCGAGCCGGAATCGATGCGCGTCCTGCTGGAGGAAGTCAAACGACTGAACGCCTCCGGGTCGATTCGGGCCGCCTTCACGCCCACGTTCGGCGGTGTCGCCGCCGCGGTTTTCAAGATGGCCCTCGGGAACGGACTGGGCTTTGCCTTCGCCGACGGCGTCTCCCTCGCGGACCTCTTCGGGGCGGAGCGGGGGACGTTCGTGCTGGAGCTGGAGGATGGCGTGGAGATCGGCAACACGGACTGTATCGAGCTGGGACATACACGCTCGGAGCCCGAGTTCTCCTGGCATGGGGAACGCGTCGCATTGGACGACCAGGAGGCGGCCTACGACGGAGCTTTGGAGGATATCTATCCTACGCGCTGCCGCGAGGCGCCCACACGCTGCCGCGAGACGTACACGCGTCATCACGAGATTGCCGAGGGGCAGGAGGAGGACTGCGTCCTGCCCGCGCCCTCCCCGGCCCCCGAGCCCCATGCGCGTGTCGCGCCCCCGGTGGGGTCGGCGCGGCCCCGGTTCCTGATCCCTGTGTTCCCCGGTACGAACTGCGAGTACGAGTCCGCCCGGGCGGTGGAGCGTGCGGGCGGACGGGCCGAGGTCCTGGTGGTGAACGCGCTTTCGGCCGAGGCGATGCGGGCCTCGGCGGACCGCTTTGCGGAACGGCTCTCCGCGTCCCAGGCGCTCCTTCTGCCGGGCGGGTTCTCGAACGGCGACGAGCCGGACGGGTCGGGGAAGTTCATCGCCATCTTCCTGCGGAGCCCGGCGGTGCGCGGCGCGGTGGAGGCGCTTCTGGAGGCGCGCGGCGGGCTGATCTGCGGGATCTGCAACGGCTTCCAGGCCCTGGTCAAGACGGGGCTGCTCCCCTATGGGCGTATCCTGGACCCGGAGGACCCGATCAAAGAGCCGAAGGGGCCGGGCGAACGGGATAAATCGGACGGGCCGGACAGGCTGGACAGAAACGCCCCGACCCTGACCTTCAACACCATCGGCCGCCATCAGTCGCGGATGGTCCGGACGCGCGTGCTCTCGAACCGTTCCCCGTGGCTCCGGCGCGTTCGCGAGGGGGACGTGCACACGATGCCGATATCCCACGGGGAGGGGCGCTTCGTGTGCCCCCCGGAACTGCTGAGGCGTCTGGCGGAGGCGGGGCAGGTCGCGACGCAGTACGTGGACCCGGAGGGCCGTCCGACGATGGACATCCGTTATAACCCGAACGGGTCCGCGGGCGCCGTGGAGGGGCTCTTGTCGCCCGACGGGCGCGTGTTCGGCAGGATGGGACACGCGGAGCGCGTCGGGCCGTACCTGTACCGGAACGTCGAGGGAAATTACGGCACGGAAATGTTCGAGTCTGCGGTGGAATTCTTTACGGGAGGGAAATAGAGGATGCAGAAGCGCGAGCGGCTTTACGAGGGCAAGGCCAAGAAGGTCTACGCGACCGACGACGCCCGGTTTTACATCATCGAGTACAAGGACGACGCCACGGCGTTCAACGGGGAGAAGAAGGGGACGATCGCCGGCAAGGGCGTGGTGAACAACCGGATGAGCAACATCCTGTTCCGCATGCTGGAGGCGAACGGGGTGGAGACGCACTTCGTGGAGGAGCTGAACGACCGGGAGACCGTTGTGAAGGCGGTGAAGATCGTCCCACTGGAGGTCATCGTGCGCAACGTGGCGGCGGGCTCCTTCTCGAAGCGCTTCGGCGTCGAGGAGGGGCGGGAGCTGAAGGCCCCCACCCTGGAGTACTGTCTGAAGGACGACGCGCTGGGCGACCCGATGATCAACGACTCGCAGATCCTCGCCCTGGGGGTGGCGACGGAGGAGGAGCTGCGGACGATGGGGGGCCTGGCTCTTCGGATCAACGGCCTTCTGAAGGACTATTTCTCGCGGATCGGGGTCCGGCTGGTGGACTTCAAGATCGAGCTGGGACGTTACGAGGGGCGCATCGTCCTGGCGGACGAGATCTCGCCCGACACCTGCCGGTTCTGGGACGCGGAGACGAACCGCAAGCTGGACAAGGACCGCTTCCGCCGGGACCTGGGCGGCGTGGAGGACGCCTATCGGGAGATGTTCGAGCGGGTGAGCCGCTAGCGGCGATGGACCATCTCTATGGCCCTTATGGCCGGGCCTCTCGCGGTTTCGAGGACGACTCGCTGCACGAGGAGTGCGGCGTCATCGGGGTGTACCGGGAGTCGGAGGATGCGGCCAGGCCGGTATACTACGGTCTTTACGCGCTCCAGCACCGGGGGCAGGAGAGCGCGGGCATCGCCGTGAACCGCGGCGGGCGCATCGAACCCTTCAAGGGGCTGGGGCTGACCGGCGAGGTCTTCCGCGGGGACGTCCTCGCGGGTCTCTCGGGGAACATCGCCATCGGGCACGTGCGCTACTCCACCGCGGGCGGGGGCGACGTGCGCAACGCCCAGCCGCTCGCGGCGCGGTGCCGGCTGGGCGAGATCGCCCTAGCACACAACGGCAACCTGGTCAACGCGGACAGCATCCAGGAGACCCTGTCGGACGCCGGGGTGATCTTCCAGACCACGACGGACTCGGAGTCGATCCTGCACCTCATCTGCCAGAACGGGAACAGCCGCGGGATCGAGGCGGGTATCCGCAACGCGATGAGCCTGATGAAGGGGGCCTATGTGCTGGTGCTGACGATGGGCGACCGGCTGATCGGCGTGCGCGACCCGCACGGCCTGCACCCGCTGTGCCTCGGCAGGCTCGGCGACGGGTGGGTGCTGGCCTCGGAGAGCTGCGCGCTCGACGCGCTGGACGCGGCGTTCGTCCGGGACGTGGAGCCGGGCGAGATCGTGATCGTGGACGCCGGCGGGCCCCGCAGCCTGGGGCCGTCTCACTGGTGCCGCAAGAGCCTCTGCGTGTTCGAGCTCATCTACTTCGCCCGCCCGGACAGCGTGGTGGACGGGGTGAGCGTCTACGATTTCCGGCGGCGCTCCGGCGCCCTGCTCGCGGCGCAGAACCCGATCGAGGCGGACATGGTGATGGCGGTGCCCGACTCGGGCGTCCCGGCGGCCATCGGCTACGCGGAGGCGTCCGGGATCCCCTACGGCGAGGGGCTGATCAAGAACAAATACATCGGCCGGACCTTCATCCAGCCCACGAAGGAGATGCGCGAGGACTCGGTGCGCATCAAACTCTCACCGATCCGGTACAATATAGAGGGGAAGCGCCTGATCGTGATCGACGACTCCATCGTCCGGGGCACGACGTGCCGCCGCATCGTGGGGCAGCTGCGGGACTCCGGCGCGCGTGAGGTGCACGTCTGCATCACGTCGCCCCCGGTCCGCTATTCCTGTTATTTCGGGATCGACACGCCCTACAGGGAGAACCTGATTGCGGTGCGGAAGTCCGAGGAGGAGATCCGGGACTTCCTGGGCGCGGACTCGCTGACGTACCTGAGCGAGGACGGCCTCTCTGCGGCCTGCGAGGGCAGGCGGCTGTACTGCAGGGCCTGCTTCGACGGGGAGTACCCCATGGAGGTCCCAGCCGGCGCGCGCCCCTCGGCCTTCTGTAAGGAGGGGAAGGCCCCGGACCTCCCCCGGCCATAGTATGGATTTTTATGACCATCGTAAGGAGATTATAAGGAGATTCTGGAAATGGCCCATTTTTACGAGGAACCGTCGCACACGTTTTCCGAATATCTGCTGGTCCCCTCCTATTCGTCAGCGGACTGCATCCCCGCCAACGTATCCCTGCGGACGCCGCTCTGCCGCTTCCGGCGGGGGGAACGGCCCCCGTTGGAGATGAACATTCCGCTGACCTCGGCAATCATGCAGTCGGTCTCGGACGACCGGCTGGCGATTGCCCTGGCACGGGAGGGCGGCGTGTCGTTCATCTACGGTTCCCAGACCGTGGAGCGCGAGGCCGAGATGGTGCGGCGCGTCAAGCGTTACAAGGCCGGGTTCGTCGCCAACGACTCGTCCATCGGCCCGGACCAGACGCTCACCGACATCCTGAGCCTCCGGGAGAGGACGGGACACACCACCGTCGCGGTCACGCACGACGGGTCCCTGACGGGGCGCCTCCTGGGCATCGTCACGAGCCGCGACTACCGCGAGAGCCGCATGACGCCCGCCACGCCCGTGCGGGACTTCATGACGCCCATCGAAAAGCTGGTCTACGCCCGGGACGGCGTGACGCTGAGCGAGGCCAACGACCTCCTCTGGGAGCACAAGCTGAACGCGCTGCCGGTGGTGGACGAACGGGGGCACATGGTGGCGTTCGTGTTCCGAAAGGACTATTCGATGCACAAGGAGAACCCGCTGGAGCTGCTGGACGCGCGGAAGCGCTACGTGGTCGGGGCGGGGATCAACACGCGCGACTACGCGGAGCGCGTCCCGGCTCTGGTGGACGCTGGGGCGGACGTGCTGTGCATCGACTCGTCCGAGGGCTTCACGGAGTGGCAGCGTCGCACGCTCTCCTGGGTCCGCGACCGCTACGGGGACGCGGTGCGGGTCGGGGGTGGGAACGTCGTGGACGCGGACGGGTTCCGCTTCCTGGCCGAAGCGGGGGCGGACTTCGTCAAGGTGGGGATCGGCGGCGGGTCCATCTGCATCACGCGCGAGGCCAAGGGAATAGGGCGCGGGCAGGCCACGGCCGTGATCGAGGTGGCGCGGGCGCGCGACGCCTACTTCGAGGAGACGGGCGTCTACGTGCCGGTCTGCTCCGACGGCGGCATCGTGATGGACTATCACATCACGCTGGCCCTGGCGATGGGCGCGGACTTCTGCATGTTGGGGCGCTACTTCGCGCGGTTCGACGAGAGCCCGACGAACAAGGTGATGGTGAACGGGAACTTCGTCAAGGAGTACTGGGGCGAGGGTTCCTCGCGCGCACGGAACTGGCAGCGCTACGACACGGGCGACGCCGGCGCGGAGCAGAAGCTGTCGTTCGAGGAGGGCGTGGACTCCTACGTGCCCTACGCGGGCAGCCTGAGGGACAACGTGGCGGAGACCCTCAGCAAGGTGCGCTCGACGTTCTGCAACTGCGGGGCGCTCTCCATCCCCGAGATGCGGGAGAAGGCGCGCCTGACCCTGGTTTCGCCCATGACGATCTCCGAGGGCGGGGCGCACGACG
This window of the uncultured Fretibacterium sp. genome carries:
- a CDS encoding IMP dehydrogenase, which codes for MAHFYEEPSHTFSEYLLVPSYSSADCIPANVSLRTPLCRFRRGERPPLEMNIPLTSAIMQSVSDDRLAIALAREGGVSFIYGSQTVEREAEMVRRVKRYKAGFVANDSSIGPDQTLTDILSLRERTGHTTVAVTHDGSLTGRLLGIVTSRDYRESRMTPATPVRDFMTPIEKLVYARDGVTLSEANDLLWEHKLNALPVVDERGHMVAFVFRKDYSMHKENPLELLDARKRYVVGAGINTRDYAERVPALVDAGADVLCIDSSEGFTEWQRRTLSWVRDRYGDAVRVGGGNVVDADGFRFLAEAGADFVKVGIGGGSICITREAKGIGRGQATAVIEVARARDAYFEETGVYVPVCSDGGIVMDYHITLALAMGADFCMLGRYFARFDESPTNKVMVNGNFVKEYWGEGSSRARNWQRYDTGDAGAEQKLSFEEGVDSYVPYAGSLRDNVAETLSKVRSTFCNCGALSIPEMREKARLTLVSPMTISEGGAHDVLMKETMKRGGK
- a CDS encoding phosphoribosylaminoimidazolesuccinocarboxamide synthase, encoding MQKRERLYEGKAKKVYATDDARFYIIEYKDDATAFNGEKKGTIAGKGVVNNRMSNILFRMLEANGVETHFVEELNDRETVVKAVKIVPLEVIVRNVAAGSFSKRFGVEEGRELKAPTLEYCLKDDALGDPMINDSQILALGVATEEELRTMGGLALRINGLLKDYFSRIGVRLVDFKIELGRYEGRIVLADEISPDTCRFWDAETNRKLDKDRFRRDLGGVEDAYREMFERVSR
- the purF gene encoding amidophosphoribosyltransferase, producing MDHLYGPYGRASRGFEDDSLHEECGVIGVYRESEDAARPVYYGLYALQHRGQESAGIAVNRGGRIEPFKGLGLTGEVFRGDVLAGLSGNIAIGHVRYSTAGGGDVRNAQPLAARCRLGEIALAHNGNLVNADSIQETLSDAGVIFQTTTDSESILHLICQNGNSRGIEAGIRNAMSLMKGAYVLVLTMGDRLIGVRDPHGLHPLCLGRLGDGWVLASESCALDALDAAFVRDVEPGEIVIVDAGGPRSLGPSHWCRKSLCVFELIYFARPDSVVDGVSVYDFRRRSGALLAAQNPIEADMVMAVPDSGVPAAIGYAEASGIPYGEGLIKNKYIGRTFIQPTKEMREDSVRIKLSPIRYNIEGKRLIVIDDSIVRGTTCRRIVGQLRDSGAREVHVCITSPPVRYSCYFGIDTPYRENLIAVRKSEEEIRDFLGADSLTYLSEDGLSAACEGRRLYCRACFDGEYPMEVPAGARPSAFCKEGKAPDLPRP
- a CDS encoding phosphoribosylformylglycinamidine synthase, whose protein sequence is MMHRFLVHRFYVEKKAPFQQEAASLHAELRDVLGVASLERVRILNRYDVEGIDTETLLACRYTVFAEPQTDYLPYGVPEDAHVLAVEYLPGQYDQRADAAEQCVALLSGKRPIVRTARVYLLYGALSDRDLAAVRKHLVNPVECREAQLEEYETLAAAHPQPGPVPVLEGFRELDDAGLAAFVEEYGLSLTPDDLRCCRAHFRAEGRDPTLTEIRVLDTYWSDHCRHSTFHTELDSVDIEDDRIRSAWERYLALRRELGRTDRPVTLMDLATIGARALKRRGLLRHWVESEEVNACTVRISADVDGRPKPWLLLFKNETHNHPTEIEPFGGAATCIGGAIRDPLSGRGYVYQAMRVTGAADPRRSLSETLPGKLPQRTIVTAAAAGYSAYGNQVGLPAGLVDELYHDGYVAKRMEVGAVVAAVPEDHVRRERPEPGDRVLLLGGRTGRDGCGGATGSSRAHTARSLELCGAEVQKGNAPEERKLQRLFRSPDFSRLVKRCNDFGAGGVSVAVGELADGLEVDLDSVPLKYAGLDGTEIAISESQERMAAVVAEADVERAVALAAAEGVSATTVARVSEEKRLVLRWRGERIVDLPRSFIQSNGAARHARAFVPIPRDCTTPVPSGFAEGLRSVVSDLNVCSRRGLCERFDSTVGGNTILMPFGGGRQRTPIQAMAAKIPLPEGETTTCSVMAWGFDPFRSSASPYDGAYLAVVESVCRLAAAGADLTACALSFQEYFGRPGNDPRRWGQPAAALLGALAAQLDLGIAAIGGKDSMSGSFEGLDVPPTLISFAVTASDARRIVSPELKGAGSRVVLLRPRYEGALPEPESMRVLLEEVKRLNASGSIRAAFTPTFGGVAAAVFKMALGNGLGFAFADGVSLADLFGAERGTFVLELEDGVEIGNTDCIELGHTRSEPEFSWHGERVALDDQEAAYDGALEDIYPTRCREAPTRCRETYTRHHEIAEGQEEDCVLPAPSPAPEPHARVAPPVGSARPRFLIPVFPGTNCEYESARAVERAGGRAEVLVVNALSAEAMRASADRFAERLSASQALLLPGGFSNGDEPDGSGKFIAIFLRSPAVRGAVEALLEARGGLICGICNGFQALVKTGLLPYGRILDPEDPIKEPKGPGERDKSDGPDRLDRNAPTLTFNTIGRHQSRMVRTRVLSNRSPWLRRVREGDVHTMPISHGEGRFVCPPELLRRLAEAGQVATQYVDPEGRPTMDIRYNPNGSAGAVEGLLSPDGRVFGRMGHAERVGPYLYRNVEGNYGTEMFESAVEFFTGGK